Proteins encoded by one window of Lathyrus oleraceus cultivar Zhongwan6 chromosome 1, CAAS_Psat_ZW6_1.0, whole genome shotgun sequence:
- the LOC127115580 gene encoding bifunctional UDP-glucose 4-epimerase and UDP-xylose 4-epimerase 1-like, translating into MASSSQKILVTGGAGFIGAHTVVQLLKDGFHVSIIDNFDNSAMEAVDRVREIVGPNLSQNLEFTLGDLRNKDDLEKLFSKSKFDAVIHFAGLKAVGESVSNPRRYFDNNLVGTINLYEVMATHNCKNMVFSSSATVYGQPKKMPCVEDFELQATNPYGRTKLFLEEIARDISKAEPEWRIILLRYFNPVGAHESGKLGEDPRGIPNNLMPYIQQVAVGRLPELNVYGHDYPTRDGSAVRDYIHVMDLADGHIAALRKLFTTKNIGCTSYNLGTGRGTSVFEMVDAFNKASGKKIALKLCPRRPGDAIEVYASTEKAERELGWKAKYGVEEMCRDQWNWAKNNPWGYSGKH; encoded by the coding sequence ATGGCGTCTTCATCGCAAAAGATACTTGTAACCGGCGGGGCCGGTTTCATTGGCGCTCACACTGTTGTTCAGCTTCTCAAAGACGGGTTTCATGTTTCCATCATTGATAATTTTGATAATTCTGCTATGGAAGCAGTGGACCGTGTTCGTGAAATTGTTGGTCCAAACCTTTCACAGAATCTTGAATTCACACTGGGAGATCTCAGGAATAAAGATGATTTGGAGAAACTTTTCTCAAAATCTAAATTCGACGCTGTCATTCATTTTGCTGGGTTAAAAGCAGTCGGTGAAAGTGTTTCAAATCCTCGTCGTTATTTTGATAATAATCTTGTTGGCACCATCAACCTCTATGAAGTAATGGCTACGCACAATTGCAAAAACATGGTTTTCTCATCGTCTGCAACTGTTTATGGGCAACCTAAAAAGATGCCATGTGTGGAGGATTTTGAGTTACAAGCAACGAACCCTTATGGACGGACGAAGCTTTTTCTTGAAGAAATCGCACGAGATATTTCAAAAGCTGAGCCGGAATGGAGAATCATTTTACTGAGATACTTTAATCCAGTTGGGGCACATGAAAGTGGTAAACTGGGTGAAGATCCTAGAGGCATCCCAAATAACCTCATGCCTTATATACAGCAAGTAGCCGTTGGAAGATTACCCGAGCTCAATGTATATGGTCATGATTATCCTACAAGGGATGGCTCTGCGGTACGGGACTATATCCACGTGATGGACTTAGCAGATGGTCACATTGCTGCTCTGAGAAAGCTTTTTACAACAAAAAACATAGGTTGTACGTCTTACAATTTAGGAACCGGTCGTGGTACGTCTGTGTTTGAAATGGTTGACGCATTTAATAAAGCTTCTGGTAAGAAAATCGCATTGAAATTGTGTCCGAGAAGGCCAGGAGATGCTATAGAGGTTTATGCATCTACAGAGAAAGCAGAGAGAGAACTCGGTTGGAAGGCCAAATATGGTGTGGAGGAGATGTGCAGGGATCAGTGGAATTGGGCAAAGAACAACCCGTGGGGTTACTCGGGAAAGCATTGA